From Haloarcula sp. CBA1127, a single genomic window includes:
- a CDS encoding potassium transporter TrkG has translation MSRRNGGLLPTDLKTIARDIGSLLLMEAGLMTITAVIALGFREFYAAFGFFTAAGVTAAVGGLANRGFTDAPAPQMKHGMVIAAGGWLLVAAFGSLPFLLTAWFTPPAVMDTFVPVGTDTSTWEPIRVGGTTTLSSLAYFRNPLHAFFESMSGWTGSGLTMAIHEPSLPRAVQWWRSFIQYVGGVGVIVLTVSILSRPGSGSYALYQSEAREEKIHPSVVSTVRTVWKLVAGYTVLSFALLFGAILASDSEYAESLPLWEVAWQALNHAMTGLTTGGFSVTDNSIATYNSPLVETVLLPIMILGAIAFPVHYVVLHDRQVRELVTDLQTRWLFILLALGVVGLSAQNAWSVPATTEAFATQSFLPFSVPMLDAAQLDAVRDSTFQWVSALSCTGFQSAPIGRWLAGGKVLVAGAMVLGGAAGSTVGGIKIIRGYTIVRGIIWQFSRVFLPTNAVITARIGDRTLDRESMEREFSEAAIVTLLWLIILVTSSVVLTNVAGPAFGYADALFEVASAQGNVGLSSGITGPSMPALAEGMFVLNMWVGRLEIIPILVFIRAGLYGLDP, from the coding sequence ATGTCGCGACGGAACGGCGGGCTGCTCCCGACGGACCTGAAGACAATCGCCCGCGATATCGGGTCCCTCCTGCTGATGGAGGCTGGGCTGATGACGATTACGGCCGTGATTGCGCTGGGCTTTCGGGAGTTCTACGCCGCGTTCGGGTTCTTCACTGCGGCCGGGGTGACCGCCGCTGTCGGTGGCCTCGCAAACCGGGGGTTCACCGATGCTCCAGCCCCACAGATGAAACACGGCATGGTCATCGCCGCCGGCGGGTGGCTGCTGGTCGCCGCGTTCGGCTCGTTGCCGTTCCTGTTGACCGCGTGGTTCACGCCTCCTGCTGTCATGGATACGTTCGTCCCGGTCGGAACGGACACGAGTACGTGGGAGCCGATCAGGGTCGGCGGAACCACGACGCTTTCCAGTCTGGCGTACTTCCGGAATCCGCTCCATGCCTTTTTCGAGAGCATGAGCGGATGGACCGGGAGCGGCCTGACGATGGCGATTCACGAGCCTTCGCTCCCCCGCGCAGTCCAGTGGTGGCGGTCGTTCATCCAGTACGTCGGCGGCGTCGGCGTCATCGTCCTGACCGTGTCTATCCTGTCACGGCCTGGCAGCGGCAGTTACGCACTCTACCAGAGCGAGGCCCGCGAGGAAAAGATCCACCCGAGCGTCGTCTCCACCGTCCGAACGGTCTGGAAACTTGTCGCCGGCTACACGGTTCTCTCGTTCGCACTGCTGTTCGGTGCTATCCTCGCCAGCGACAGCGAGTACGCGGAGTCGCTGCCGCTGTGGGAGGTCGCCTGGCAGGCACTCAACCATGCCATGACTGGGCTCACGACCGGCGGGTTCTCGGTCACTGACAACTCGATTGCGACGTACAACTCACCGCTTGTCGAGACCGTCCTGTTGCCGATTATGATTCTCGGTGCGATTGCGTTCCCGGTCCACTACGTCGTTTTACACGACAGGCAGGTTCGCGAACTGGTGACGGACCTGCAGACCCGCTGGCTGTTCATCCTGCTTGCGCTCGGCGTCGTCGGTCTCTCAGCACAGAACGCGTGGTCCGTTCCTGCGACGACTGAGGCGTTTGCCACCCAGTCATTCCTGCCGTTTTCGGTGCCGATGCTCGACGCCGCACAGCTTGATGCGGTCCGGGACTCGACGTTCCAGTGGGTCAGCGCCCTCAGCTGTACCGGCTTCCAGTCGGCACCAATCGGTCGCTGGCTCGCCGGCGGCAAGGTGCTCGTGGCCGGTGCGATGGTGCTTGGCGGCGCTGCGGGGTCCACTGTCGGAGGCATCAAAATCATCCGGGGCTACACCATCGTTCGCGGCATCATCTGGCAATTCTCGCGAGTGTTCCTCCCGACGAACGCGGTGATTACGGCCCGTATTGGCGACCGGACGCTCGACCGTGAGTCGATGGAGCGGGAGTTCAGCGAAGCGGCCATCGTCACGCTGCTGTGGCTCATCATTCTCGTCACCAGCAGCGTTGTCCTCACCAACGTCGCGGGACCAGCGTTCGGCTACGCCGATGCCCTGTTCGAAGTCGCCAGCGCGCAGGGGAACGTCGGCCTTTCATCGGGCATCACCGGCCCGTCGATGCCCGCGCTTGCGGAGGGGATGTTCGTGTTGAATATGTGGGTCGGCCGACTTGAGATTATCCCGATACTCGTGTTCATCCGAGCCGGGCTGTACGGTCTCGACCCGTAG
- a CDS encoding TrkA family potassium uptake protein, producing the protein MYIVIVGAGDIGSPLLEIATAGGNEVVVIERDKERAERASRQYDCLVINDDATVKDTLEDAGADRADALISTTDQDATNIMVCLLAQELEVPDIVSVVHNPEHMNVFRQIGVNTMQNPQRLIAEYLYRAVKRPSIVDFMRIGDQAEVFEITVTPGAPIAGKTLQEANTEGLIGGQTLIVAIERNGDGDPITPRGDTRIEADDLLTVYSGEGATPGVTDIFGHSEDHN; encoded by the coding sequence ATGTATATTGTCATCGTCGGTGCGGGTGATATCGGGTCGCCGTTGCTTGAGATTGCGACAGCGGGGGGGAACGAGGTCGTCGTCATCGAACGCGACAAGGAGCGGGCGGAACGTGCGTCGAGACAGTACGACTGTCTCGTTATCAACGACGACGCGACGGTGAAAGATACGCTAGAGGACGCCGGTGCGGACCGGGCCGATGCGCTCATCTCGACGACCGATCAGGACGCGACCAACATCATGGTCTGTCTGCTGGCACAGGAACTGGAAGTGCCGGACATCGTCTCCGTCGTCCACAACCCAGAACACATGAACGTGTTCCGCCAGATCGGCGTCAACACGATGCAGAACCCACAGCGGCTTATCGCCGAGTATCTCTATCGGGCCGTCAAACGGCCGTCTATCGTTGATTTCATGCGGATTGGCGACCAGGCGGAAGTGTTCGAAATAACGGTCACGCCAGGCGCGCCGATTGCGGGCAAGACGCTGCAGGAAGCCAACACGGAGGGTCTCATCGGCGGCCAGACGCTTATCGTAGCCATCGAGCGTAATGGCGATGGTGACCCAATAACGCCCCGCGGCGATACGCGTATCGAGGCGGACGACCTCCTCACGGTCTACTCGGGAGAGGGTGCGACGCCGGGGGTGACCGACATCTTCGGTCACTCCGAGGACCACAACTGA
- a CDS encoding shikimate kinase: protein MEGKAAAPAAGTVLNALATGRGAAFAIDEYTTATVTLSTETDGVTGEVAGAPDADTRLIERCVEYVIDAHGGPQNVGVPAVSGGTVRTESEVPMASGLKSSSAAANATVMATLDALDATERMSREDMARLGVMAARDVGVTVTGAFDDASASMLGGVTVTDNEDDALLAREEIDWDVLVWTPPEQSFSADADVERCRQIAPMARLVEDLALDGDYQRAMTVNGLAFSAALGFETDPVLDALQHVEGVSLSGTGPSFTAVGERAALEAVQDAWDERPGATWLTTTQTEGTHTV from the coding sequence ATGGAAGGGAAGGCAGCAGCGCCCGCAGCAGGGACGGTCCTCAACGCGCTCGCGACCGGCCGCGGCGCGGCGTTTGCTATCGACGAGTACACGACAGCGACCGTCACGCTCTCGACTGAGACCGACGGTGTTACCGGCGAGGTCGCCGGTGCGCCGGACGCCGACACACGGCTTATCGAGCGCTGTGTCGAGTACGTCATTGACGCCCACGGCGGCCCACAGAACGTGGGCGTGCCCGCGGTCTCCGGCGGGACCGTCCGCACCGAGAGCGAGGTCCCGATGGCGTCGGGACTGAAAAGCTCCAGTGCGGCCGCGAACGCAACCGTCATGGCGACGCTCGACGCGCTTGATGCGACCGAGCGGATGAGCCGCGAGGACATGGCCCGTCTGGGCGTCATGGCCGCTCGCGACGTGGGCGTCACCGTCACCGGGGCCTTCGACGACGCGTCGGCGTCGATGCTGGGCGGCGTCACCGTCACCGACAACGAGGACGACGCGCTCCTAGCCCGCGAGGAAATCGACTGGGACGTGCTCGTCTGGACGCCGCCGGAACAATCATTCAGTGCTGACGCGGATGTCGAGCGATGCCGGCAGATCGCGCCGATGGCCCGCCTCGTCGAGGACCTCGCGCTCGACGGCGATTACCAGCGGGCCATGACGGTCAACGGCCTCGCGTTCTCGGCCGCGCTGGGTTTCGAGACGGACCCGGTTCTCGACGCGCTCCAGCACGTCGAGGGCGTCTCGCTGTCCGGGACAGGACCGTCATTCACTGCCGTCGGCGAGCGGGCCGCACTCGAAGCCGTACAGGACGCCTGGGACGAGCGACCCGGGGCGACCTGGCTGACGACGACACAAACCGAGGGAACACACACAGTATGA
- a CDS encoding chorismate mutase, which yields MSTNPNPEDMSLDELRDEIRTIDREIVEKIAQRTYVADTIAQVKDEKGLPTTDEQQEQAVMDRAGDNAEQFDVDENLVKAIFRLLIELNKVEQRESR from the coding sequence ATGAGCACGAATCCGAACCCAGAGGACATGTCGCTGGACGAACTGCGCGACGAAATCCGGACTATCGACCGGGAGATCGTCGAGAAAATCGCACAGCGAACCTACGTGGCTGACACCATCGCACAGGTCAAAGATGAGAAGGGGCTGCCGACGACCGACGAACAGCAAGAGCAGGCCGTCATGGACCGCGCCGGCGACAACGCGGAGCAGTTCGACGTCGACGAGAACCTCGTGAAAGCGATTTTCCGGTTGCTGATCGAACTGAACAAGGTTGAACAAAGAGAGAGCCGGTAG